The Synechococcus sp. MVIR-18-1 region CTGTGTTACAGCTGCCTTTTTACCAACTCTAGAAAGAATGCTTACGGAGAGATTACTAGGCTCCACTGACTTAGGTTTGTTTGCTGCTGGATCTAAAATCGCAATGTTGATTGGTTTAGTAATTGGTGCTTTTCAGACGGCCTGGGGGCCTTTCTCCTTATCTGTTTACAAAGAAGAGGATGCTTCTCATACTTATAATTTAGTGCTTCGCCTATTTTCTTTTGGGGTATGTTTACTAGTTCTATTGCTCACACTCTTTACTGGCTTAATAATATCAATTCTAGCTTCTAATGACTACAGTGGTGCATCTGTTGTGGTTTTTCCTCTCTGTTTAGGTTTGGCCATTCAGGCTACAAGCTGGATCAGTGAGGTGGGCATTGGAATATCAAAGCGTAGCCATTTAAATATATACCCGTACCTAGCTTCCCTTATTATTTCACTATCTTTTATTTATTTTTTTGTACCCTATTTTGGGCTACTGGGGATTGGTCTGGGTGTTCTGTCAGGACACATTGCTAAGGCTTTATCTGCATCTTGGCTCGCTCAAAGAGCATATCCATTACCTTGGTCATACAAACCAATATTATTATTGTTTCTTGTGACAACCTTTATAGGGTTTGTAGCCGGTTGGCTGGGTCAAGTAGTTTCTCCTATTATTGAGTCCACCTTCATTATTTTCGGGTTGGTGATTACTTCTGTTCTGGGCTTCTCACTTCTTTTCAGCAGAGAAGAACGCCGGAATTTGTTAAAATTTATATTTAAGTATATACCGAGTTGATCTGTCTAGTCCTTGAAAGCATACAGTTTACTTTTACCCCCCCCCCCCATTAGCGACATACTATTAAGTTAATATCGGTAAAAGCATTGTTGAAAATTGCTTCTTTTACTGGTGTTCGATTTTGATTTTGTCGGTTTTTTAGTTGTAGGGCGTGCTTGTTAGCACGAACATACTCTGTTGTGATAATTTTCAAAGTTATCCTAGATTTTAATAAATTTGTTCTGTTATTGATTGATAATGTCTTTATTATTCGCTGTAATTCCTTTTGCTTCTCTCTAGATTCTCTTTCCCTGGGTTGTATTACAATATTATTGTCTATCTTTGTTCTGCTTTTTGTCTCTTTTTTGGCTTTAATGTTTAGCACATTTCTTGTCTTTAAAATGCTTTCTTAATGAACCACGCCTAGTTTTCTGTTGTCTTCGTCGCTGTTATTTGCTTCTTTATGATTTTCTTATTTGTGCTTATAGCGCTGTTCATTGTTTTCATACTTGAATATTCTAGGCGTACATATTTTGTTATTGATTCTTTCAGATTGGCGGTTTTATCATATTGTTTGCTTTATTTTGTAGCTCCGATGCTTATCCCCTTTGTCTCCGAATGTGAGCCTTATTGTAGTGGTATTGACATTACCGTTTTTATTATATCTGTTTTCGGTCTTTTGTTCCTCTATCTTGGATTTAAGTTTTCACTCTTGCTGCCATTGTTTCGTATTAGCAAGAAATATATGCCGCAACCTCGTGATTTTTATATTTTTGTATTTTTATTGATCGCATTCTCTGGTGGTTTCCTTTTGATTTATCTCGACTCTTATGGTGGCTTGTTGAATGCCATCTCTTTCGGCGCACTTTCTCGCTTTACCGGAACTGCGCCTATCGAGGTTTCTTCTGGAGCTGTCGCGTTATATTTTATCGGCACTGCTTTTATAGCTCAATTTATATCTCAGTGGGAAATTCAATCAAAGGTCTCATTTAGCAAAAAATGGGTTTTTGTTTTCATCGTAAGTGTCCTTATTTCTATTCTTTTCGGACTTGTTAATGCTAGTAGAGGTACTTTGATGACGGTAATTATCGCATCTTTATTTGTATACCTTAATTTCTATAGTATTTCATTTTTTTCACTCCGAAATTCTACCTTCAGGCTTTATTTACTTCTAGCTGTAGTATTCTTATTCGGTTTATTCTTTATACTGAATGGTAAAGCTTTGATTGGCACGGTTGCTTTATTCTTTCGTGAAGATAATTTAGATTATTCTTCTTTTGAGGGCTTACGATTAAGTAAGTTATACGACAGAGTGATCTTGGAAATTGCTTTTCCGTTCAAGTCTTTATCAAATGTTTTAAAATTAAATCTTGAAATTAATTGGTTTTATCATTTCATTGTATCACCTCTCCACCTTATACCTACAAGACTTTTAGGTTTTATTGTTGATAAGCCCTTTAGAATTACTGAAGTCAATTCGTTCCTTTTGACTGGCGATCCTTCTAGAGGCATACCTCCCGGAATTCTTGCTTCTTTTTGGTACGGGGGTAATTTTTTGGGTGTGATCCTTGGGATGTTTCTCTACGGTTTATTATTAGGTTTTATACAAAAGCAAGGCTATTTCCTTATTGAATTAAGCCACAGGTATACGCCTATTGTCTTATATATTTTCTTTTCTATTCCTGGTTTCGTGCAGAGCGGTGATCCTTCTGTCTTTCTCAAAAGCATATTTTCTATTTTCTTCCTAATCTTTTTTCTGCTATTCTTTTCGTTTTTCCGCCGATTCAAGTTTTATCTTTCTTCTTAATTCTTTTGTTTTAAACACTTATTTGTTTTTACTTTGTTTTTCATTGATTGCTTTTAGTATCAACTTTTCTTTATTTCTTTTGATTATTTGAAAATATTGTGGTCTTTTGCTGATACTATTTTGCCTTGCTTCGCTTTTGGGCGCTCTTGATTGCCTTGTTTTGACGTGCGATGCATAGTAATACTATAAGCACAAATGGTTCTGATTTGTTTCAGGGGGCTTTGCCGACTCTTGTGTTAAAGTCAATTTGCTGCCTTAATTCTTCATTGTGGATCAATTCTTGATAGCTCAACGACTTTGTGATCTAGGTCTTTATTCTTCTCCTGAAAACCTTATACAGCATTGTGACTATATATTTTCAGGTTGTAATTTTGAAGGTTTAAATATTCTCGATGTTGGCGGCGGAAGCGGACTCCTATCAATGTGGACCCTATTGAATGGGGCTTCTTCTGTTACTTTGTTAGAGCCAGAGTTTTCTGGTAGTACTCAAGGTATTACTTCTAAAATTTCATCATTAGCGCATGAATTAGGAGTTTATGATAGATTGATATTCTATCCACTTACTATCCAGGATTATCTAGCTTCAGACAAGGTCAATCATCATTTTGATCATGTTGTTTTTGCTAATTCTATTAATCATGTCAATGAACCCGCTGTAGAGAGTTACTATAAATCGAATTTTGGTTCATCTGCCTATATTGATCTTTTCAGTTCAATCAGAAAAATCTGTAGGTCTAATTCAAATATTTTTATCTCTGATTGTTCTAGAAGCAACGTTTTTAAGTATTTGCCTTTTGCTAATCCCTTGATGCCTTCCATTGAATGGAACAAACATCTTAATCCTTCTGAGTGGTCAAACCTTCTTTTGAGGAGTGGATATTATGCCGTTAACGTCAAATGGTTTTCTCCAAACTCATACCCCGCACTACGTCCAATATTAGGCAATCAAATTCTAAATTACTTTACTTTTTCGCATTTTTCTCTTCAGGCTAAGATTAATTAGTTTTGTTTTATATTCAATATTTGCGTATTCTTGGTGGTTTTGCCTATTCATGATTGCGAAAAACTTGCTTTGATGAAATTAAAACCATGCTAAGATTATAGTTATTTGTAAATATTTATTCCCACATTGTTATGAAAATTCTTCTCTTTATTGACTCTTCATGCAATTGGTTTCGCCTGAACTGCGCACTCATCTTATTTCTTGGTCCTTACTTCCTTTCCATAACATTATAAATCAAACCGAAGATAGTACGATAAGCGCTATTGCTGAAATGTGGAGACTGCCGAATCAATTTAACGATTTCTTTTTCGGCAACGGCATCTTTGTGCCGGCAAATGAATTTGATCATTATGGTGATCCAGGCTATTTGTGTTACTTCATTTATTTTGGAATAGTTGGATGTCTTTTGCATCACGGACTATTTCTTTGGATGGGATATACTACGATTAAAAAAATTCAGCCTATTAAGTTGAAACTAGCAATATTAATAATATATATTCTCATGTTTGTCACTGAATCCAAGGAACCATTTTTCAACAAAGCAAATGTCATTTTATTTATCATGTTTTTCCTTTCTGTCTGGACATCATCAAATCAGAAGCATCATAGATTTTCGCCCGAACTTTCTGAGTATTTCTGGTAATTCACTTTATCTAGGATTTTTCCTGAGTCATATATGAAGTATCTTCTTGTCATAGATTCGCTAGGTTCTGGTGGCGCTCAGCGTCAATTAGTTAATCTCGCTTGTGGCCTCAAGTACAAAGGGCATAGTGTTTACGTTTTTACTTATTACCCAAAATTTGACTTTTACCGCAATCTTCTAGTTGAAGCTGGAGTCGTAATTCTATCGCTCGAGCATGTATCTGGCTTCTCACTACGCATACCCTTGCGTATTGCATATATTATTAGATACTATAGGATAGACGTGCTTATCAGTTACCTAGATTCTCCTAATATTTACTCTATAATTGCAAATATTTTTTGTCTATGCAGGGCTAAGTTATTTGTTTCTGAGCGTTCAAGTTATACTGCAAATCCAGGCTTTCGTTGGAGAAGTTTTATTTTATATCTTCTCTATATTATGTCTGATGGAATTGTGGCTAATTCCTATCATCAGTCTCATTATCTGCGTTCTTTCCCATTGCTCTGTCGTAAAACGACAACTATCTATAATGGCTATTCTTTTACAAGTGCTATTCCCTCCTCAACTCCTCAGGGGGCGATTACATTTGCAGTAGTGGGAAGAATCGGTGCGCGTGCCAAGAATTCACTCCGGCTTGTTAAGGCTCTGTCTAGGTTTGAAGCAAGAAATGGATTTGTTCCCACTATCCTTTGGGCTGGAAGACGAGAGACCGATTGTTTCTCCTCTCATGAGCTTGTATCCATCGATAAGATTGTTAATGCAAGCGCGGCACTCAGTTCATCTATCAAGTGGCTAGGCGAGTCTGATGATATCGCTGCTATTCTCAATATTTCTCATGCATTGCTACATGTAAGTCTCTATGAAGGGCTTCCAAATGTCATATGCGAAGCTTTTATTGCAGGTCGTCCAGTCATTGCCTCTTCTATTTCTGATCATCCTCGTTTGGTTGATCATGGAGTCCGTGGACTTCTCTGCGACCCTCTTTCTGATGAATCGATTTGTCAAGTAATTGAAGATTTCTTTGCTATTAATCCAGAAGAGCGTGTTGTGATGGGTTTGAATGCTCGCAAATATGCCGAAAAGTATTTAACACTTGATCGAATGGTAAATGATTACGAATCTTTATCCATTAATGCCTTTTTATAGCCATCGGGTGTTCTTGCGCTTGAGTATGTTTTCATTGGTTTGCATCACGATTTTAATGCATACTTCTCCTGTTTATTTGCTGATTGTTTGACTTTACTTCTATGCCTCTCGCTCTTCCCGCTAAGCGGTTGCTCTTAATCGGAAAGCTACCTCCTCCTATCGGCGGTGTCACAATTCATGTTGAGATGCTCAAGTCTCTACTTGATGGAAGACTAGAAGTAACCCACTTAGAGCTAAAACCTAAAGTTTTGCCTCGTTTGCTGTTTGCAATTTTTTTCGTAAATATCAAACACTGCATCTTTACACTTCAAATACGCTCCTTCGATTTGTATTTTCCTTCCTCGCTAAGTTTACTAATTCTAATTCAGTAATTACTTATCATGGTAATCTTGGGCGGTATCATTCCCTTTCTAATTGGTTAGACTTCCTTTCAATCTTTTTAGTTGATATACCTCTTGTTCTGAATTCTCACAGTCTAATCCTAGCCAAGCGTTTAAACAAAAGATCTCGTATTGTCTCTGCTTTTATTCCACCTTTTAAGGCTGAGTTTCTTCCTTGCAGTGTAGGTCAAAGTGTCGTACAGGCTCGTACCAGCTTCAAGTTTATTGTATGCACTAATGCTTATAATGTTTCCTTTGACCGATCAGGCCAAGAGATATATGGGATAAATGCCCTAATAGAGCTTTTCCAACTTTTTCCAGAGTTTTGCCTCTTGGTGAGCGATCCAAGTGGTCGCTATGCTCAGTTTTCTGCCTCTAAGTTTCCATTCATCCCCCGTAATGTAGTCTTCCTGTCGAAGCCTCATCCTTTTATTGAGATTCTTCGATCTTCAGATTTATTTATTCGAAATACTTCTACCGACGGTGATAGCATCTCGATATGGGAGGCTCTATCATTAATTGTTAATGTATTTGCCACTGATGTAGTGAGCCGGCCTCCTGGTGTTACCCTTTACTCATCTATTGAAGAATTAACAGACCTTCTTGGTGATTTCAACCCTAAGTGCAATGCTTACGCTAATTCAAATGTTCCATCTCTTGATGAATTAGCTGATTTTTATTTAGAGATTTACTAAATTTTACCAGCTTGCTATTTTATTCTACCAAGCTTTTTAATTTGTTTTGTCGCTTGCATGAAACAACTTTTCCAATCCCTTTCCACCGGTTCTAGCGACCTTCCGGAGCTTCCAGCTCCTGTCGTTGGCCGTGGTCAGCTGTTGATCCGCACATCTTGCTCTCTGGTGTCGGCCGGGACTGAGCGGATGCTTGTTGATTTCGGCAAGGCCAGCTGGATTGATAAAGCCCGTCAGCAGCCAGATAAGGTTCAGCAGGTGTTGGATAAGGCCCGCACCGATGGTGCTTTCACCACCCTTGATGCGGTACGCAGCAAGCTCGATCAGCCGCTGCCCCTCGGTTACTGCAATGTAGGCATTGTTGTGGCGGTCGGCTCCGGTGTCGTCGGTTTTCAGGTGGGTGATCGGGTCGCTTCCACTGGCCCCCATGCAGAACTGGTGGCCGTGCCCCAGCACCTCAGTGCCCTTATCCCATCAACGTTGAACGATGAGGCCGCCGCTTTCACTGTGCTGGCTTCTATTGGTTTGCAGGGCATTCGCCTGGCCAATCCCACCCTCGGCGAAACCTTTGTTGTTAGTGGTCTGGGCCTGATTGGCCTGCTTACCGGTCAGCTTCTCGCCGCTCAGGGTTGTAATGTGCTCGGTCTTGATCCCGATCCCTCCAAATGCGCCCTCGCGCAATCCCTTGGTATTACGTCCCTCCATCTCGCCAACGGAGTGGATCCGGTGGCCTGGTGTCTGGGCCATACGGCAGGCATCGGCGTGGATGGCGTGTTGATCACTGCTGCCACCTCCTCCAGTGAGCCGGTCCATGTAGCAGCCCAGGCCTGCAGGCAGCGCGGTCGCATCGTGCTGGTGGGGGTGACTGGCCTCGAACTCCGCCGCGATCTCTTTTACAAAAAAGAGCTCACTTTCCAGGTGAGCTGTTCCTATGGCCCAGGACGTTACGACCCGGCCTATGAGCAGCAGGGCCACGACTACCCCATAGGCTTTGTGCGCTGGACCGAGCAGCGCAACTTCCAAGCTGTGCTTCACGCTCTGGCCAGCGGTTCCCTTCGTACTGAGCCGCTGATCTCCCATCGCTTCTCGTTCGAGCAGGCCTCTGAGGCCTACGAGCTGCTCAGCAGCTCTGAGCCTTCACTCGGAATTTTGCTGCGCTACACCGAAACTGCTGATCCCGCTATGCGTGTGATTCAGCTGCCGGCAGCCACCGAATCGGTGGCCCCCAGTCAGCCTCTTCTGAGCGTGATTGGTGCGGGTAACTACGCCAGCCGCATGTTGATCCCGGCTTTCGCCAAGGCTGACGCACGCTTCCACACCCTGGCGGCATCCTCAGGCATCGGCCCGGTGCATGTGGGTCGCAAATTCGGCTTCCGTCACGCCAGTACTGACATCTCCGCTTTGCTGGCGGATTCCAGTGCCAACAGCGTTGTAATCGCCACCCGCCACGACAGTCATGCCTCCCTGGTGCAGCAGGCTCTGGATGCTGGCAAGCACGTGTTCGTGGAGAAGCCTCTTTGTCTCAACGCTAATGAGCTCTCTGCTATCGAGGCTGCCCATACGGGCCAGACCCTGCTAATGGTTGGCTTCAATCGTCGCTTTGCGCCGCTTCTCCTGGATCTTCAGCACCAGCTATCCCGCCAGCAAGGGCCGAAGGCCTTCGTTTACACCTGCAACGCCGGTGCCATTCCCGCTGACCACTGGACCCAGGATCCAGAAGCTGGCGGCGGACGGTTACTCGGAGAGGCATGCCACTTTATTGACCTCCTGCGACACCTGGCCGCCAGTCCCATTGAAGACCTGCAGCTGCTCAACGCTGTCGATCGCAAACCCTGCCCCGACACTTTCTCGCTCCAGTTGCGCTTCGCCGATGGATCGATTGGTACCGTGCATTACTTCGCCAACGGCAGCAAGGCCTTCCCAAAAGAGCGTCTGGAGGTTTTTGCCGATGGCAAGGTTCTCCGTCTCGATAATTATCGAAAGCTCAAGGCCTGGGGCATTACTGGCTTCCGCACCCGCCGGCTTCTGTCGCAAGACAAAGGCCAGGAGGCTTGCTGTGCAGCTTTCCTTAAAGCGATTGAATCGGGAGGGTCACCTCCGATACCTGTCGCCGAGATCTTTGAAGTGCAGCGATGGCTCCTGCAGGCGGTGAGCCAATGACGACTTGCTGCATTCTTGGCCTCGGCTACATCGGCCTGCCTACTGCTGCCGTGCTCGCCCGCGCCGGCCATCGAGTGATCGGCGTGGATGTCAACGCCCAAGTGGTCGCCACCGTGAACCAGGGGCAGATCCATATCGTGGAGCCCGATCTTGATCAAGCGGTGGCGGATGCGGTGGCCTCCGGTGCCCTTAGTGCCCAGCTCACACCGTTGCCAGCCGATGTGTTCCTGATCGCTGTGCCACCGCCGTTCCGTAGCGGGTCCGATGGCATCCCACAACCCAACATCGACTACGTACTGGCTGCAGCCCGCGCGATCGCGCGGGCTGCAGCCCGGCAATCTCGTACTGCTCGAATACACCTCACCGATAGGCACCACCGAGCAGGTGGCCCAGGTGATCGCAGAGCTTTCTGGTCTAAACGCCGACCAGCTGCATATCGCCTACTGCCCCGAGCGGGTGCTGCCCGGCCGCATCCTGCAGGAACTGGTTAGCAACGATCGCGTAATAGGTGGACTCACTCCTGAGGCGGCAGAAGCAGGAACGGCCTTCTATGCCACCTTCTGCAATGGCGAATTGCTCACCACCACCTCCCGCACCGCCGAGCTCGTGAAGCTCACCGAAAACAGCTTCCGCGATGTGAACATCGCCTTCTCCAATGAGCTCTCACTGGTGTGCGATCACCTCAGCATCAACGTGCGCGAGCTTATCCGCCTCGCCAATCATCATCCGCGTGTGAATGTGCTGCAACCAGGCTGCGGTGTGGGCGGCCATTGCATCGCCGTGGATCCTTGGTTCATTGCCGCAGAAGCTCCCGATTGCACCCCCCTGATCCAAACGGCCCGCCGCGTGAACGACGGCAAAAGCCGCTGGGTGATCGAGCAGGTTCAGGCTCGTGCTGCGGCCCTGGAAGACCAACTCGGACGCCCGGCCCGTATCGGCTGCTTAGGTCTGGCCTTTAAGCCGAACTAAGCATCATTGATCCAACTTCTTCTGGGGCTCAACCAATGCGCCTTGGAAGTTATGGGCCTCTAATCTCTTACAATGGTTAAGTTTATAATTTCATGGATTTACGCCATGAATTAATTAGTCTTGGATATAATCATTGGAGAGGTCAGTCTGATACTGAAGTCATTCTAAATGCCTATGCTCAGTGGGGTCTTGAGGGGTTAAAAAAACTTGAAGGTATCTTTTCTCTTGCACTTTGGGATTCTGCTCAACAGCGATTAATCCTTATGCGCGACCGTCTCGGGATAAAGCCTCTTTTCTATGGAAAATGTAAATATGGCCTTGCTTTTGGTTCCGAAATAAAAGCAGTACTTGCTTCTGGTGGTGTTGACACTAGCCTTGATGAGCAAGCCTTCTCAGAGTACCTGTGGTACGGAAACTCTTATGGTGAGCGTACTTTTTATAAGGGTGTCCATGCTTTAAAGCCTGGTCATTGGTTAATATTTGAAAATGGCTCTCAATTCATAGATAAATGGTGGTCCGTAGAGGATTGGCTTGAAGATCATCCGTTTTCATGCGATGCATCTGAAGCTGCTTTACTTACACGAGATGCCGTTGATGCTGCCGTTAATCGTCAGTTAGTTGCTGATGTTCCTATTGGGCTGTTCTTGAGCGGCGGTGTTGATTCATCAACTATTGCTGCTTCCGCTATTCACAGCGGGAGTGTTCCTCTCCAAAGTTTTGCAGCTGGCTTTGATTATGAATATGGTGTCAATGAGTTACCGAAGGCAGCACAGGTTGCGTCTTATCTCGGTCTTAACCATCAAGAACTAGTTATTAGTGGTACCGACTTGCGGTCTGTTCTATATAGGCTTGCTGACGCGCATGATGAGCCCTTTGCTGATGCGGCCAATATTCCTCTTTTTCTGATGTGTGATCAGCTGCAATCCAAGGTGAAGGTAGTTTTGCAAGGTGACGGAGGCGATGAACTTTTTGCAGGCTATAGACGTTATAGTCTTCTCCGCAATTCAAAGTTTTGGCGTCTTTTCCCAAAAATTCTTGCAAAATCTTTTCGTTCATTTTCTTCTTCTGGTAGGCGCCTCGCACGGATAGCGGAAACTGTAGGTCACCATGACCCTTCATATAGGATGGCTTTTTTATTGACTGTTGAAACGCAGTACTCTCCACCCGATCGTTTATTTTGTTCCGATTTTCAACAACATCTTTGTGAAAATACCAATCCTTTCCAAGAATACCAGAACGCGGCCAAACGCTTTGCACATTTTGATCCTGTTAGTCAGATGATGTTAACTGATCTTGTGCTTCAACTCCCATCTCAGTTTCTTACTAAGGTTGATCGAGCGTTTATGGCAGCTTCCGTTGAGGCTCGCGTCCCACTTTTGGATGAGGGTGTGTTGCGTCTAGCGTTAAATCTTCCATCTCACTTAAAAGTATCTAGATTTGGGAAAAAGTTACCGCTCAGAGGCTCTCAGAGAAATCGTTTGCCATCCCAAATCTTAGATGGTCCTAAAACTGGGTTCGGAGTTCCATATTCTCAATGGCTTCGGACTTCTCTTTTCGATTTCTGTTGTGAACATATTTTAGATCCATCTTTCACATCACGTTTTTCTTTGGATGAATCTCTCGTTGAGGATCTTTTGCAAGACCATAAACGTGCTCCTGGTGGAAATGGCTTTTTGTTATGGAAACTATTGCAGCTCTCTTTATGGTCATCCTTAAAAAGATAGCTTATCGTTTTATAGTCGACTCCTCTTTACTATTTACCAGGCGTGAAATTGAAATATTTACTTGTCGGAGCCTTCCCTCCGCTTTCGTCTGACGTTATTGGTGGTCAAGTTACTGCTTGCATGAACTTATTTCCACCTACGCTTTATCCTTCTAGCAACACTGTTAGGTTTGATTCTACCCAGATTTCTAATCCTCCGCCTCATTTTCTCGTACGTCTTGCCCTTTCCTTCTTGAAGGTATTTAGATTTACTTTTTTGATTTATAAATGCAGGCCTCAATATGTGTGCATTCTTTTTACCTCAGGTTCCTCTCTCCTGGAAAAAACATTATTTGTACTTGTTGCCCGACTTTTCTCCTCAAATTCGAGAATAATTTTATTCCCTCGTTCGGATGTTGTCCTTTCTCAGCTTTCTTGTAACTTCTTCCTGCGCTATTCTTTTGCACTCCTTTTGCGCATTGCAAATGGATGGGTCTTGCAATCTCCTAGTTTTATCAATAAATTTCCTGTATTAGACGCGCCTAGTACATTCATTTCTCCTAATTCAATAGATTCCGGTCTTTACCCTTACTCTCTCTCCTCTCTTGTTTTGGCAAAGCAAAAATCTCTCGGTTTTTCTATTTTATTCGTAGGTTGGCTTGAGCCCGTAAAGCAAGTCGATTTAATTTTTTATGGTATTAGGCATTTTATGAATAAGCATGCTAATTGTGATATCGAATTTAACATTATTGGTGATGGCTCATGTCGCCATGATCTCGAACATTTAGCCACCAAGCTCTGTATAAATACAATCTTTCATGGATG contains the following coding sequences:
- a CDS encoding lipopolysaccharide biosynthesis protein produces the protein MPSNIDQLRTLTSNDRLKFLLRDSILYGGSAAISKALALLTFPVLSRHFSVAEYGILDFFLGIGGLLATLFIFGQDSAVSRYFYEYTAFDARQKLISQSLFFQIGLIIVAAPILWIFADQIISVVFPMKNNLYATELFRLILLQFPFLLLINFSRNILKWTFDRKRFLTMTLGMSALQASGILIAVFRFDATIRTVLIVFLITNFIFGLLGLLFVRRWIVRPYNIFYLREMLNYAFPMGLICVTAAFLPTLERMLTERLLGSTDLGLFAAGSKIAMLIGLVIGAFQTAWGPFSLSVYKEEDASHTYNLVLRLFSFGVCLLVLLLTLFTGLIISILASNDYSGASVVVFPLCLGLAIQATSWISEVGIGISKRSHLNIYPYLASLIISLSFIYFFVPYFGLLGIGLGVLSGHIAKALSASWLAQRAYPLPWSYKPILLLFLVTTFIGFVAGWLGQVVSPIIESTFIIFGLVITSVLGFSLLFSREERRNLLKFIFKYIPS
- a CDS encoding O-antigen polymerase; the encoded protein is MAVLSYCLLYFVAPMLIPFVSECEPYCSGIDITVFIISVFGLLFLYLGFKFSLLLPLFRISKKYMPQPRDFYIFVFLLIAFSGGFLLIYLDSYGGLLNAISFGALSRFTGTAPIEVSSGAVALYFIGTAFIAQFISQWEIQSKVSFSKKWVFVFIVSVLISILFGLVNASRGTLMTVIIASLFVYLNFYSISFFSLRNSTFRLYLLLAVVFLFGLFFILNGKALIGTVALFFREDNLDYSSFEGLRLSKLYDRVILEIAFPFKSLSNVLKLNLEINWFYHFIVSPLHLIPTRLLGFIVDKPFRITEVNSFLLTGDPSRGIPPGILASFWYGGNFLGVILGMFLYGLLLGFIQKQGYFLIELSHRYTPIVLYIFFSIPGFVQSGDPSVFLKSIFSIFFLIFFLLFFSFFRRFKFYLSS
- a CDS encoding glycosyltransferase, with the protein product MKYLLVIDSLGSGGAQRQLVNLACGLKYKGHSVYVFTYYPKFDFYRNLLVEAGVVILSLEHVSGFSLRIPLRIAYIIRYYRIDVLISYLDSPNIYSIIANIFCLCRAKLFVSERSSYTANPGFRWRSFILYLLYIMSDGIVANSYHQSHYLRSFPLLCRKTTTIYNGYSFTSAIPSSTPQGAITFAVVGRIGARAKNSLRLVKALSRFEARNGFVPTILWAGRRETDCFSSHELVSIDKIVNASAALSSSIKWLGESDDIAAILNISHALLHVSLYEGLPNVICEAFIAGRPVIASSISDHPRLVDHGVRGLLCDPLSDESICQVIEDFFAINPEERVVMGLNARKYAEKYLTLDRMVNDYESLSINAFL
- a CDS encoding bi-domain-containing oxidoreductase translates to MKQLFQSLSTGSSDLPELPAPVVGRGQLLIRTSCSLVSAGTERMLVDFGKASWIDKARQQPDKVQQVLDKARTDGAFTTLDAVRSKLDQPLPLGYCNVGIVVAVGSGVVGFQVGDRVASTGPHAELVAVPQHLSALIPSTLNDEAAAFTVLASIGLQGIRLANPTLGETFVVSGLGLIGLLTGQLLAAQGCNVLGLDPDPSKCALAQSLGITSLHLANGVDPVAWCLGHTAGIGVDGVLITAATSSSEPVHVAAQACRQRGRIVLVGVTGLELRRDLFYKKELTFQVSCSYGPGRYDPAYEQQGHDYPIGFVRWTEQRNFQAVLHALASGSLRTEPLISHRFSFEQASEAYELLSSSEPSLGILLRYTETADPAMRVIQLPAATESVAPSQPLLSVIGAGNYASRMLIPAFAKADARFHTLAASSGIGPVHVGRKFGFRHASTDISALLADSSANSVVIATRHDSHASLVQQALDAGKHVFVEKPLCLNANELSAIEAAHTGQTLLMVGFNRRFAPLLLDLQHQLSRQQGPKAFVYTCNAGAIPADHWTQDPEAGGGRLLGEACHFIDLLRHLAASPIEDLQLLNAVDRKPCPDTFSLQLRFADGSIGTVHYFANGSKAFPKERLEVFADGKVLRLDNYRKLKAWGITGFRTRRLLSQDKGQEACCAAFLKAIESGGSPPIPVAEIFEVQRWLLQAVSQ
- a CDS encoding nucleotide sugar dehydrogenase, with protein sequence MASHNPTSTTYWLQPARSRGLQPGNLVLLEYTSPIGTTEQVAQVIAELSGLNADQLHIAYCPERVLPGRILQELVSNDRVIGGLTPEAAEAGTAFYATFCNGELLTTTSRTAELVKLTENSFRDVNIAFSNELSLVCDHLSINVRELIRLANHHPRVNVLQPGCGVGGHCIAVDPWFIAAEAPDCTPLIQTARRVNDGKSRWVIEQVQARAAALEDQLGRPARIGCLGLAFKPN
- the asnB gene encoding asparagine synthase (glutamine-hydrolyzing) yields the protein MDLRHELISLGYNHWRGQSDTEVILNAYAQWGLEGLKKLEGIFSLALWDSAQQRLILMRDRLGIKPLFYGKCKYGLAFGSEIKAVLASGGVDTSLDEQAFSEYLWYGNSYGERTFYKGVHALKPGHWLIFENGSQFIDKWWSVEDWLEDHPFSCDASEAALLTRDAVDAAVNRQLVADVPIGLFLSGGVDSSTIAASAIHSGSVPLQSFAAGFDYEYGVNELPKAAQVASYLGLNHQELVISGTDLRSVLYRLADAHDEPFADAANIPLFLMCDQLQSKVKVVLQGDGGDELFAGYRRYSLLRNSKFWRLFPKILAKSFRSFSSSGRRLARIAETVGHHDPSYRMAFLLTVETQYSPPDRLFCSDFQQHLCENTNPFQEYQNAAKRFAHFDPVSQMMLTDLVLQLPSQFLTKVDRAFMAASVEARVPLLDEGVLRLALNLPSHLKVSRFGKKLPLRGSQRNRLPSQILDGPKTGFGVPYSQWLRTSLFDFCCEHILDPSFTSRFSLDESLVEDLLQDHKRAPGGNGFLLWKLLQLSLWSSLKR
- a CDS encoding glycosyltransferase family 4 protein → MKLKYLLVGAFPPLSSDVIGGQVTACMNLFPPTLYPSSNTVRFDSTQISNPPPHFLVRLALSFLKVFRFTFLIYKCRPQYVCILFTSGSSLLEKTLFVLVARLFSSNSRIILFPRSDVVLSQLSCNFFLRYSFALLLRIANGWVLQSPSFINKFPVLDAPSTFISPNSIDSGLYPYSLSSLVLAKQKSLGFSILFVGWLEPVKQVDLIFYGIRHFMNKHANCDIEFNIIGDGSCRHDLEHLATKLCINTIFHGWVSDKNLLSRIYSESSCFCLASRQEGFPNVVLEALIHNLPVLSTQVGALPYFFDDNRHIIFFHSSPDSLSRSIEKIYFDSDFYKLLQVNSRRLISDFSPTVTSSKVKGFIDSIS